The Chryseobacterium sp. JV274 sequence ATCAGCAGTAAGAATGGAGCCCTGATGTTCAATCTGAACATGACCGGTAAAATATTGATTCCCGTCGTATTTTTCAGGGTCTTTCTTAATTTCGTCTGCGTGGATGATCTTTACTTTATCTTCAGGTCTCATCTGTTTAGGCTGACCTGTTGAAGGATTCTGCAAATACGGATCTCTCTTCACGGGTGTTTTATCCTGCGCAAAGTTTAGCGTAGAAATAAAGATTAGCAGAAAAAGGATTATTCTCATTAATTAGTCATTCTTAGTGCCATAAAAATATAGCGAATGAGAATCAATTCTTACGCCAAACGCTTCTTCGATGGCTTCTTTGATTCCTTGGATTCTTGGGTCACAGAATTCAATAATTTCTTCAATCTCTTTGTCAGAGTCTTTTTTGTAGATCACCAGGTGGTCATGTTGCTTGTCAAAATAAGACTTCTCATAAGATGAAGAGGTCAATGTCTTTTCTCCGAACTGATGCTTACGGATCAAGCCTGCATCAAGGAAAATTTCAATAGTGTTGTAAATCGTCGCTTTGGAAACATGATATTTTTTCTGCATCATCAGAAGATACAGATCATCAACGTTGAAGTGATGATCCATATTATAAATTTCTTCCAATATCGTATATCTTTCAGGTGTGTTTCTGAACCCTTTTTCTAATAAGTAGTTTCTTAAAACATCCTTGATCAAAGCTATATTTTTTTCTTTTTGTACTGTATCCATTAAAAAAATTATCTACAAATTTATTGAATTTTATTTAAATAGATATTATGGTTAATACTAGTGGGTTAAGAGTTGTGGCGGAAATATCCGGACTGCTCTATCTTATTATCATAGACTGTTAATTCTGTGATTGGTGCAGATTCAACTTCAACGTTGTGAGAAGATACTCCCCAAGCCTTAAAGTCATCACTTCCGATATACTTCACAAAGTTATAAATGTTAAGAATAATCTTTTGTTTAACAGTTAAAAGGATATCGTTGATATAGGTGTTATCTATGATCACATATTTAAGATCCGGCGGTATCTCATGAGATCTTAAAGAAGGATGGCTGCTTCTTGAAGGAATGGTTCCATCAGCCATTAAATCTTTAAGGACCATATTGAAGTAATCATTGATTCTTCGGTCTACTTTAAACCCTAAAAGGAAGTTGATTTTATATACTGTTCCCGGAAGGATTTCG is a genomic window containing:
- a CDS encoding Fur family transcriptional regulator → MDTVQKEKNIALIKDVLRNYLLEKGFRNTPERYTILEEIYNMDHHFNVDDLYLLMMQKKYHVSKATIYNTIEIFLDAGLIRKHQFGEKTLTSSSYEKSYFDKQHDHLVIYKKDSDKEIEEIIEFCDPRIQGIKEAIEEAFGVRIDSHSLYFYGTKND